The sequence TTATTAAGTCTTTTattttaggctaaaatgcaaaatgcaCCCTCTAAGTATGactgaaattcatttcagtcttctaactttacttttgttcaattgagttctctaaatttttaacaaaattggatgaaaggactaaattgactaaatttgaaacttgaaggactcaattgaacaaaagtaaagttagaggacttaaatgatttttttttttttttttttataagtagacTAAAAAACTTAGAGagtgcaatttgcattttagcctttaTTTTAAGTTTGTGCTGAATTTAAGTTAGTTGACAAGTCTGATCTGACTTTTGACTAGTAGGTATTTATTGAGTTAGTTGTATCTAGAGAATCTTGAAACTAGTAAGTATTTATTAGGAGAATATAGAACTATAAAAACCAGGTCTACAGCTAATGTAAGGCAGTCTATTGCTGATTAAGAATACTATATCCCATTTAGGGCTCATGTCATTTCAACCTCTTTTATCTTCTCATAATCTGTTTTAGATTGATTCCAGCAACCCTTGGCTGCCCTTGGCTGCATCCATGGTTATGTAGAAGCTCAAGAATTTGAGCCTAGGAAAATTGGAGTTGAGTTACTATATTTCCTAGTTTCGGTAGGAAGAGTAAGAGCCTCCATTTTTTAGCTACATACCCAAAATCTACAGGTGGAATGCAATCTTGTGTGTTTAAATTGTTAGTTTTAGACTTGTTAtgtacatatatacatatacatgtgtgtgtgtgggtgtgcaTACTTGAACTTTAACAGCcttttttagaaattaaataattatgtattttaacaatttcataaaatgaCAAATTTCATTAGTCAATCAACCGACCTTTCGTAATGAGAAATTCACATTGATGTGATGAATGGAAAACCGCTTTAGCAAGTCTTCAATATTTGAAAAATCATTAGCAGAATTTTGTAGTGTCTTCCTCCGAGCAGTCATGTTGTAAAATAGATTCTCAACCTGACAACACAGACAGGAATCAAAACTTGtggaggacaaaaaaaaaaaaggaattgcTAGTTTATTGCATGAGGAcattgaaaaaattacaaataactaATGAACTTTTCAATCGGTCCTAGTTAGCAAAATGAAGTTCAATTTCATCTGATGTAATTATATAATCACAAAGTAATATAATAAGTATCTAATACATTCAGGATAGTTCAATAAATACCAAAATCATGAATAATAGTATGTGTAACACAAAGTTTCTGCAAATAATTCCAAGAATGACTACTTATTTTCTGGAGCTTTATTCCCATTTCATATTAACTTTTCAACTTTAAATTACCGAGGCTCAGGGAAACCTCCATACAAATGTATGCTTCATACCATTATCTGAGTTCCTTTTACAGCAGCACacggctttggctcatgctccATGACACCATCCCTATAAGATACCCTGAACAATATaatcaaaaattgaaattaattcaTACTCCAGCCAGTTGCTAACAAGCtcagaagaaaagaaaaaaacatggtccatgaataatatttttttgggaggAATATTACACTTTTTTccacccaacccaacccaaccgaACAGTCTGTTTTGGTGTTAATTCTGACATAATTTGGCATTGAAAGTGAAAGACCAATTTTTCCATCTCTCCAATctcaaaagcaaaagcaataGATGAAGAGAGGTAAATTGGTATTTCAATACTAAATTACTAGTCAAACTTAACACCAAAACAAACTCCAAATCCAAGCGACATTGAAACAAAGTTATAACTTTCGGGGTTTTTGCATAATTTAGAGCTAGACCTAGACCACAACCCCTTTGGCattgataattattttcattattaatcacaacccaaaaataaaagcaagcTTGTATTGCGTAAAATTCTCGTTCTCATTTAGTAGTAATACCTGTAACCATGGAGCTGACCTTTGGTAATGGTGGAGACAGTAACATGAGCGACATAAGTCATACTAGCCAGAGCCTCTCCTCTGAAACCCATTGATTTTATCGATTGTAAATCCTCGAATGTAGAAAGCTTTGACGTCGTGTGCCTTTCGCATAGGATCGCCAAGTCATCGTATCGGATTCCGTGGCCGTCATCGGAGACTTGGATAAGTTTGAGGCCACCGTCCTTGACGACGACGTTTATGGAGGAGGAGTGGGCGTCGAGGCTGTTCTCCACCAGTTCCTTCACGGCCGATACTGGCCGCTGAATCACCTCTCCCGCCGCGATTCGGTTCACCACCGACTCTTCCAGGCGGTGGATTTTCGGAGGCTCTTTTGGTACTTCAGCCTCAGCCACAGCCTTAGTGTCGCAATGGGTTTCGAATTCCATCAGTGATGCGATGCTACTTCAGACTGAGAAACTACACCAGACCAGAGTGATTCCCCGATAGCCGATGATTTCTTAACCATTATTTATTGTTTCCATCATGGCCgttcatttattaaaaaaaaatgtttggatttgagttttttttttgttttttttcccgcAAAAATGAGGGAAGATTGAACCAAAATATTAAGACCTGTTTGGTATGGCGACTCAACAcgtattttaagtttttaaaccccattacacatttttttactaaaacggattttcacatatattttcaaataacaagGCACATGTTTGGTGATGTATTTTcacattatttattgtttttaagtgCATATATCTAACatctcttaaattttatttatctcGTGTGCCCTGTGTTTGGTGATGTGTGTAACATACAAATGTATACAAAGGCTAAAATACAATATTAAGTTTTACCACTTTTTATTTCGGTAGTGTAAGTTTGACTATGTTATTTCAgccatctaagtttttttttttttttagagataattacaatatgctactAATCCCGCAATTCGAACCCTTTCTCCCCTAAACCTCCCAAGCATTTTGTACATAAGGAGGTGTCAATTTAGCTACAAAGCCTTTGGCTTTCAACCATCTAAGTTTAATCCTCCTCGATTCAGTCCTCTATTAACATTTCACCCATATATGTTATTAaccatatttaatttttatttaattacttatttcttcaattaaaaaaaaaaaaaccacccaCGTCGTCACTCCCTCACGTTTGAAGAACAAGAGATAAAAAAGTGTGTTCAATGTGTTCTCACAATTGAAAAAAGTTGGGTTCTATTTCCATTGATCATGAAAACATTCTGTTCACAAACAATTTTCAGTCGCACCAATCATTTCAGAACAActtctggaaaatattttatgccgAAGCAAATAGTGTCAAGGATATAGATGAGTTTGGAAAAATCACACTAAGCTTAACAACCAACATATAAGAAAACAATTTAAGGATACAAAGGAGGATAAAAATGTAGATAGAATTGCTGAAGCTGGATGACTTTGTATTCAAAAGATGAAGCTACTCAGAATTCTCTCTCTGCAGCATACATTATAAACCGCAGATGAGTGCTTCAAAAATCttagaaacaaaaatccaaCTTAGTCCAAAACAAGATCAGagacaaaccaaacacaaaattaaccttaaaaacatgaaatccacttttctaaaataactgaaacaaataacccagaaaaaaaaaatcctcttatTTTAAACAAGATCTGCAAATGAGTGTAGATTTATACGAGTTTTTAGTTCTTCCTCTCCTTCTAATTATCAGATCCCTTTCTCTCCTAAAACCCTTTGATAGGGATAAAATTAAAGTCCATTCGTCCAAGGTAGTCGTCCATGACCAGACCACGTCCAGAAAGCTTTGAGAGGAGAGAAACCCAACAACGATATCGCGTGCATGAATAGTACCCGTCCATGGATAGCAAGAACATCCAATCTCAGAATAGTCGTCCATGACACAAGGGCATAGACGACCAGACGACACatagaaaattctaagagaCATTTTCCAAAAGGTTCCACATAATCAGACCATGTTAAACTACTCCTAAAACGTGGAGAGGATTCCCCATAATTCGCTCCACGTATcccattttctccattaacCACACACACACTACCCATGATGGTGGTGGAACCGAACAAGTAGACTCACTCctaactctctataaaaggagCAAGTCTCATTCACCCGAGGTAAGTTCAACTATTCACAATTTCCCATCCTTGTGCTCTAGAGAAAAAATTGACTTAATTGTTGGAGGGTCCTTGGCCGGGTTACACCGGTCACCCTTAACagtcttttctttcctttcaagTCCTAAAGCCATCACCGTAGTCTAAAGAATTCCAGCTTACTAATTTTCGAGCATCATCACCCTTCATTCTTAAGCCCCTCTACTTCTCTCTATaggtttcttcttctctctataggtttcttcttcttcttcttttctttttcttttggggtttATTTCATGTTCTTCAAAAGTGGTGAAGAACGACATGGGTGgggtaattttaatttgtaggttttttttttttttttattaacgtttatttatttatttaagaaataaGTAATTAAATATGATTAACGGTAAATATGGACAGAATGTTAACAGAGGATTGAATTGAGAAAGATTGAAACTTAGATGACTGAAATGATAAAATGCAAACTTACaggactgaaataaaaaattgtgaaacttAGAGGGTGAATTATGCATTTTGGcctaaatgaaataaaatgagGTCTTTGGATTTaccctcccttttttttggggggggggggcgttGTTGATATTTCCTCTGTTCTTGCTTTGGAAGCTTAAATAATTCATTCATTCAATGGAAAGACACCTAAATTAGGCCATAATTAAAAGGTTTATGAAAATCATAAGTGAtgagttgttattggttataatttgaatccacaacttacattacttttttgcccacctataacaaccaataacaacttaccatgtaagatttgttgtgaaatattgtgaacatagtaTTTTTCTACAATCTTTCCTTAAATCCTAAAACCCCTAAACCTTAAAccctaaaagaaaagaaacccttAAACCTTTAAACCCTCAACCCTAACCCTCAACCCTAAAGCCaaaccaacccccccccccaaaaaaaaaaaaaaacccaaaaccctaaaaccatGAAACTCTAAACCCTAGCCGTGCTAACCTTGAGTGGGTGAAGTGTCAAATCTTAAATTATAGGCAGAAaacttaaatttcgaccaaaTAATAGGTGGGTAAATTGTAACTAGCCCTTCCTTTAatgtttatcaaaaataaatatatttttagtgcTTAACAATTAGCATGTTTGGAATTCCTCAAAATAACCCTATCTTATCATTCAAGTATTTGAGGTTTGCCCGGTAGATAGCCACCGTATGTAAGGATTCTATTCTTTACGTACCATTGCATCTTCCTCTTGTTTTGTTACTTTGATTCTTGCTTTGTTATGATGATTTGCTATGGGTATGCCGAAATTCTCACGATGGTTGAATgggttggtttttatttatttaattatttatgtgattttgACAAATTTCTTGCTATTCTTCTTAAGATTAACAGCGGGACTATGGGTTTGATGAGTTTTGGAATCATGTCCATGATGCCGAAATTTGCATATAGGTCTctctaaattttgattttgtttatgaGATCATGATTTTGATAGCGTGAacgagaaaacaaattttaaattgattttttttagttcaattttttttctttttttaaaattgattaattaagataaaatttttttatttggatcaaaatgttgatgtgacatttttaatgtcaattaatttttattattattattttattagtcacATTAACTTTAAGTGTACCCTTACTGTGATGACGGTAAGGGTTAATTGACTACATAATGTAGTTTCACAAAATCCACTAAGAGGTAATCTATGTATTTTGGGTTGTGATATACCTATAGATCTAATCAATGCAAGTTTAGTTGCTTTATGAGATTGATAAGATTTTAAGATTAGCCAAGTCTATAGATTCAAATGGTTGAGTTTTAGGTCTTGACACGCGCGCGCACACAAACACGAAGACAGACTATAGATATTATAGTGATAAGAAGTTTCGTGCCGCTGTGTTGCTTGTGCTATTGTATTGCTTAATTGCGTCAATTGTTAGTCATGTGGCTTCATATTACGATAATGCCTTGTATTCTGTTGTTCTGTTATTAGTGAGTGACTGGATTGTATGAGGGATCTCAAGCAATAACAGCATGATGATACTTTGTTAAACCTTCCTATTCTCTAAATCCCCCAAGATTCTTGAATTCAGCTAATCCCTTCCAAGATTCTGAATAACAGAATCTTTTATCAACTACGATGCCAATTCATAGTCTGTATTGGCatcatatttattgttgttaaggCAAAATTTAACAACAATAAATTGGCACGTGGAGCTTAAATTggaatgttaaaataaaaaaatttactttgtCATAGTTATATAAAActataaggtttttattttattggattttcCGACTTTCAATATTTCTTTCAACTTGCAGACTGATGGTTACGCAAAGTCATATTCCCCCAAGCTTGCAACTAAATTGGTTGCTTCATATCCAAACTTAAGCAAAAAACATCAGAGAGAGATCCCCCCCCCCGccaaaaaaaatgatcattCAGTAATTGGTGACAACAGCATGATGATactcaggttttttttttccttgtactTCAAAGTTGGTAAGCGTAGCTACTGATGTCATCCCATGACAGGCAGCACTTGATCTTCTTATGTTGAGGTATGTGGAAATTTGGTTCTCTAGGTACAGTTGGATGCTTCATTGACcttaaacaaatgaaacaacAATGTGAGTAATTTATATTAATTGCCAGGAAGAAGGAATTCATGACCCGAAAATTTTTAGCACATTCAACCTGAGAGTTTGTTATTAGCGGTCTGACCTAATCAAtgaataaaatacaaattaactCCAATATAAAGGCTATATAATGATAGATAAAACTATGTTGCATGATGGTCCTGGGTGAGCAGATATCAATAGACTTGAAAGGCTAGTCTGTTCAGAAACGGTGTTCTTTCATTGTGGACTTCTGACCAACTACCATTACAAGCTATAATTGACTCAAGTTGCATACAAAAACTGAAATGGGTCATAACCTATCATAACAAACATATTGTTGGTTAAGCTTCTATGTATGAACCTGCAACTCATGTATTAATAAGGATATGACTTTTCAAAGTGTATAACTACTGTATATTACCAAACATAAAAACAAGCTAGCATGAAATCCTGTTTTTTAAACCAGATACAACTTTTACCTTCTGGGAATGAAAGGCCTGTCAAAATAGGGCATAGGTTGTGCTTTTGGAACGAGTTCCTTTCTCAACCTTCTTATTTCTTCCTCTTCTGCCAACTGCAAGAGTAATATACCAACATGCACAATTAGATGAAACAGATACTACTTTGTGACATTAGCTACAAAATCATCCTCTTCATCTAGCATACCTTCTgctgtctctctctttccatCTTGTATTGATCAATCAGGCTCATCTTCTCTGCTACCTAGATATGCACACAAACAACAAGCATACAAATTGAAAGTTAATTCGATTTTGAAGTCTCTTGATAAATTtgtaagattttaaaaagacTTTATGTTTGCCCAAATTTAAGTGATAAATGAAAACTCAAGTCCTAAggattttatttgtgaaaaacATTATGGTGAATAACAATTTCTAGGTAACTCTCAATTGGTATAAGTATAACCCCTTTGGTTAATAAACAACTTGAagttacaagttttaaactcctTGATAGAAGGAGGGTTATGGaacaaatcttaatttaaaAGGGTCCCTAGTctagcctatatatatatagcatatCTCCATCAAAAGGAAATATGTGAGGTAAAGGACATAGACTAGAAGACACCTTTTATAGATACACTATCATATAGTaagtcttctttttctctaaacacTTAAACAACTATGGCTGAAGGTatgtttgttatttattttcttctgcTGCTCTCTAAATTTTATCTTACAAAATCAAGTTCAGTATATTCAGGACAACAAGAACACCCACAAATACAAGTTAACCACCATAAGAAATGGcattgtttttatgttttatgaCAATTAGCCATTTACGCTTATATTGCCCAATTATGCCCAAAGCAACTTATTAATAACAATAAGTCTTATCAGACATGATCAGCTTGCTAATGACTCGTCAAGAGTCACACTATCCAAAAAGGGTCATGCCATAATAAAATCTCTGTTAGGCCCCAAAGTAGAATGTTAGGTGTTAACTTCATgagttctaaaaaaaagaaaaaggggttgggggggggggggtgaaggTTCATTGCAGTACATTCTAATGAATTAAAGGAAGGCATAATCCATTGGAATAATTAGAAAAGCACCTGATGGTCAAACTCAGCACGTTCTACTGCTCGTAGATCACTGTGAAGCTTTAGGTCTATAGGCCTTGTAATCTCCTTCACTGGAGGTTTTATCAAGCACTGAGATAACAAGCACCAAAGATGCAAATAAAGCCTCAGCACAAACAACCAATACTTAATTTCTGAAACTCCCTGGACTGAAAATATGCTAAAAAAGGCATTAACCTATAAAGTAATTTTCCAATTAACATAGCAATAAAGTACATGAACTATTATGAGAGCACTTAAAGTTAAAAgcaaactcaaaaatcaaaatgtttcattttgttttttcatgTGATTTAAATCGTTGGTTTGAAAGCTACTTTCAGTCCTTATAATGCTAAAGTTAAAATTAAGAAGTCCAAGATAACCTATTAACTTGTTCCGAAAATGGCCTCACCTCTGGTTCATCTGTTGTCCATGGGAGACCTTGTGCAACTGGAATCCGCTGCCTCTCCTCCTCTACCActatttcttgtaattttttcataaattcttcttccttatgTCTTCCCCTTTGCTACAACGAGATTCAATAACGAAAGTTAAAAGGCAGATCTAATGCAAGTTAAGGTGCAGTGTTCATAATCAATTGACTTTCATTATACTCACCTCTGTCCGTAGCTTGAACGGTTTTTGGCTGGTAACCTTGAGCTGCTTCTTCTTCCATCTCCTTCCACCCATTGTAGTATAAGATTCAGAGCTCTGAAACACAAAAACGAACATAAGAATAAGAGTCGACTAGTTAATGAAACATTTACCTTCATCTCCAATAGTACTTAACATAGTTACTAAATCTTACATTTCTTCGGCTCCTTCGACCCCCGTTAGAAGTCCTGCTTGAAAtacttaaacaaaaaaagatacaaaagcAAACCGAATCAAATAATTTGAAAAGTATCAAAACTAATGCTAACTAGAATAAATCAAGCTATTGCTACCCACCTTCCCTGGCTACTATCCCATGAAGATGAAACCGAAATCCTCGAATCCAGACCAAGATTCTCCGATGTCAAGAACAACTCTGATGGactgaaagaagaagaagaaacctgTGTCTCTGGAACCTTAGGAGCCTGCAATCCCGGTAAAGCCCATTTTATTGCCTTCTTTTCGTTCTCTTCTGCTTCCTTCTCATCATTGGAATCCTTTGAACTAGGTATTGAAAGAAGCTTCTCAAAGGCCTTCACCAAATGCTGCACTCTCCCAGACCCAGATTCAGGCACACTACTCCTTGCCTCTTCCAACAACTTGTTCCTCCTTCTCTTAATTGTTGAACTACCCATTTGACTATCTCTATCTGAGGACTCATTTACCGCAGATCTATCACTTTCTTCcaccttcccttcatacttgaTATCATCATCAATTTTCTGGTCTTGTAGCATCAAACCCTTCTCTATTTCCTCTTCAAGTTCACATTCAGCTCTATCGTAACCCTTCAACTGATCGGATTTCCTGGCCTCTTCGCTTCGATTCTTGAAAAACTCTTCCTGGGACGCCCTCAAATTCTCATAGGCCACACACAAACACTTCTTGGCATTACCATTACCACCACCAACCATCTCTTTGCACTTGCACTCAACCCTCGACCCCAAATTCTCTTTCTTTAGATTCTTCTTCGCCACCACAAACTTTCGATCACGGATCTTATTCCGGGGTGAGTACGCTGGCATCGGATTAGGGTTCTTTGAAACCGATTTCTGCGCCTTTGCGGATTTGATTACTGGGGAACTCGTCGGTTTTAGAACAGGGCTTGAATGGGAGATATTGGGGTTCAAATTCTCAGAAGGCTTATGATTTTCTTGAATCTTGGACCGAGACCCACGTGGGTCTTTCACTGGGGTCACGGCTCCGGCGTTCTTGCCGATCAAATCCATTGGAAAATGCCGTAAAAGAACTGGGTTTTGGGTATTCTAATCCTTTAATgtgaaaaagggaaagagagatggAGAGAGGAGGGGCTTTGTGTGTTTGATCTTTTGAAATTGATGAAAACAATGAATGATGGTATAAAGGATTTGTATTACATTTAGATGACAGGGACGCTCTCGTAACggctagtttttgttttggtaggGTTTGGGTGTGGattaggatttgaattttggtttgggttttgacCGTTGGATACGGTGATTAGGATGGTCCGATTGCCGTGGTGATTGAATCCGATTAACAACGGTTTTTGCTAGGCTAGTtgccgtttttttttttttttttttttttttttaagatttcaCAACATACCCTAAAGTTTGGGTTAATACTAACTAGTTTcaagacatttcaaaattaaccaatttggttcctaaaGACAACTTAATCCCAAATTCTTTAGCCTCAGTTActcatttctctttttctttctcaaacatctctctctctctctaacccaACCCACTCTCTTCTCTTTGACTCACCCTTTGATTGTCACTTTCTTCTCTCAAGCAACTACAGTGATGTGGTGGGTATGTTGTGGagttgaggtttttttttttggctggtgGTTGTttttagtggtggtggtggtgggtttgatcTAGGTTGGATTTGCGATGGGGGCAGTGGTGGGTTTCGATCGGAGTGGATTTGTAGTGGGGTGGTTGAGGGTTCCaatgtggtggtgggtttgttatgggttttttggattttgttgttGTGGGTTTGGCTGGGTTTTGTGGTCAGTGATAATGGTGGGTTCTGATATGGGGTGGATTTGCAGtggagtggtggtggtgggtttgctATGGGCTTTTTAGATTTGGGTggtaaaattgggttttaagtTGGATGTGGCAATAGTTGTGGCTGATCtgaggtgagagagagagagagagagagagagagagagagagagagaggaatgggtgaagagagaagagagaagagagaagaggaacGTAAGAGGAGAGAGTcacaaaaagaagagagagaaactaatATCGTATAAATTGgtcaattttaaaatgttttagaCCTAGTTGACATTAACTCAAACTTCAGGGTATGTAAGTGGAATTTACCTCTTTTCTCCTTTTAATTAAGCTCGCAATTATTTCACTAGAAAGTAGTATCTAATATCATATATAGTATTTATTATAAGTGATTATCTCTCTTTGAGTGGTCTACCTtcctattaattattttattttttttagaagaaagacctcgaaatttcattaaaaaattcagCCATAGTCGGCTAGAAGAACATGATGAAGGTGTGGAGGAACATCCTTCATTCACACAAAAAAACTACTAACATGTCTTACATGTTTAGCTAGGTTATGAGTTACAAAATTCTCTGATTTACGGGTGTGAGAAAAAGTAACACTATGAAAGACAT is a genomic window of Quercus lobata isolate SW786 chromosome 2, ValleyOak3.0 Primary Assembly, whole genome shotgun sequence containing:
- the LOC115975555 gene encoding protein WVD2-like 4 isoform X2, whose product is MDLIGKNAGAVTPVKDPRGSRSKIQENHKPSENLNPNISHSSPVLKPTSSPVIKSAKAQKSVSKNPNPMPAYSPRNKIRDRKFVVAKKNLKKENLGSRVECKCKEMVGGGNGNAKKCLCVAYENLRASQEEFFKNRSEEARKSDQLKGYDRAECELEEEIEKGLMLQDQKIDDDIKYEGKVEESDRSAVNESSDRDSQMGSSTIKRRRNKLLEEARSSVPESGSGRVQHLVKAFEKLLSIPSSKDSNDEKEAEENEKKAIKWALPGLQAPKVPETQVSSSSFSPSELFLTSENLGLDSRISVSSSWDSSQGRTSNGGRRSRRNSSESYTTMGGRRWKKKQLKVTSQKPFKLRTEQRGRHKEEEFMKKLQEIVVEEERQRIPVAQGLPWTTDEPECLIKPPVKEITRPIDLKLHSDLRAVERAEFDHQVAEKMSLIDQYKMERERQQKLAEEEEIRRLRKELVPKAQPMPYFDRPFIPRRSMKHPTVPREPNFHIPQHKKIKCCLSWDDISSYAYQL
- the LOC115975555 gene encoding protein WVD2-like 4 isoform X1, translated to MDLIGKNAGAVTPVKDPRGSRSKIQENHKPSENLNPNISHSSPVLKPTSSPVIKSAKAQKSVSKNPNPMPAYSPRNKIRDRKFVVAKKNLKKENLGSRVECKCKEMVGGGNGNAKKCLCVAYENLRASQEEFFKNRSEEARKSDQLKGYDRAECELEEEIEKGLMLQDQKIDDDIKYEGKVEESDRSAVNESSDRDSQMGSSTIKRRRNKLLEEARSSVPESGSGRVQHLVKAFEKLLSIPSSKDSNDEKEAEENEKKAIKWALPGLQAPKVPETQVSSSSFSPSELFLTSENLGLDSRISVSSSWDSSQGSISSRTSNGGRRSRRNSSESYTTMGGRRWKKKQLKVTSQKPFKLRTEQRGRHKEEEFMKKLQEIVVEEERQRIPVAQGLPWTTDEPECLIKPPVKEITRPIDLKLHSDLRAVERAEFDHQVAEKMSLIDQYKMERERQQKLAEEEEIRRLRKELVPKAQPMPYFDRPFIPRRSMKHPTVPREPNFHIPQHKKIKCCLSWDDISSYAYQL